Proteins from a genomic interval of Lolium perenne isolate Kyuss_39 chromosome 1, Kyuss_2.0, whole genome shotgun sequence:
- the LOC127322818 gene encoding uncharacterized acetyltransferase At3g50280-like, giving the protein MNRCKRRCMHPNPSPWLYNVSTTQQCTPQSCVTPSPIESATATNPDRMAPPTSADVVVEAAPMAVLNQMVCATMPPAPIITVVSKQTVHPEGASPPVGDLKLSVSDMPMLSCHYIQKGLFFPPTGTPMARLVSSLASSLSRALGVFPALAGRLATLPDGRIVIRCGDDAAVEFYHAVAPSLSLRDFLVPDADVPTRLTKELFPMDRTVSYEGHRRPLTSFQVTVLGDGAVFVGFVANHAVVDGTSFWHFFNTWAGLCRGEPVQPPDFARNFFGGSTAVLRFSGRDGPAVTFDAAAPLRERVIHFSAAAIRDLKAAANRCSKTSEDDEVNGKLVHDLVKVQGGRGEISSFQSMCAHMWRAVTRARLQLAADATTTFRMAVNCRHRLRPKISAVYFGNAIQSVATTATVAELASHDLRWAASRLHATVVAHEDGAIRQAAADWEAAPRCFPLGNPDGAALTMGSSPRFPMYDGNDFGWGRAVAVRSGRANKFDGKMSAFPGQAGDGSVDVEVCLAPDTMARLLGDDEFLQYVSPAPCP; this is encoded by the coding sequence ATGAACAGGTGTAAGAGGAGATGCATGCACCCAAACCCATCTCCATGGCTATATAACGTGTCGACCACCCAGCAATGCACACCACAATCTTGTGTGACGCCATCGCCGATCGAGAGCGCAACGGCAACCAATCCAGATAGAATGGCTCCGCCGACCTCCGCCGACGTCGTGGTGGAGGCTGCGCCCATGGCCGTGCTAAACCAAATGGTTTGCGCGACCATGCCGCCGGCGCCGATCATCACCGTCGTTTCGAAGCAGACGGTCCACCCGGAGGGCGCGTCCCCGCCGGTCGGAGACCTCAAGCTATCCGTCTCCGACATGCCCATGCTGTCGTGCCACTACATTCAGAAGGGGCTGTTCTTCCCGCCCACCGGCACGCCGATGGCCCGCCTCGTGTCGTCGCTGGCGTCGTCCCTCTCCCGCGCCCTCGGCGTCTTCCCGGCGCTCGCGGGACGGCTTGCCACGCTCCCCGACGGCCGCATCGTTATCCGGTGCGGCGACGACGCGGCCGTCGAGTTCTACCATGCGGTGGCGCCCTCCCTGTCTCTCCGCGACTTCCTCGTGCCCGACGCCGACGTGCCGACCAGGCTGACCAAAGAGCTGTTCCCCATGGACCGCACCGTGAGCTACGAGGGCCACCGCCGCCCGCTCACGTCGTTCCAGGTCACCGTGCTCGGCGACGGCGCCGTCTTTGTCGGCTTCGTCGCCAACCACGCCGTCGTGGACGGCACCTCGTTCTGGCACTTCTTCAACACGTGGGCCGGGCTGTGCCGCGGGGAGCCTGTCCAGCCGCCGGACTTCGCCCGCAACTTCTTCGGCGGCTCGACGGCCGTTCTCCGCTTCTCCGGACGCGACGGCCCCGCGGTGACGTTCGACGCCGCGGCGCCCCTCCGAGAGCGAGTCATCCACTTCAGCGCCGCGGCGATCCGCGACCTCAAGGCAGCGGCCAACCGCTGCAGCAAAACGAGCGAGGATGATGAGGTTAACGGCAAGCTCGTGCATGACCTGGTGAAGGTCCAGGGAGGCCGCGGAGAGATCTCCTCCTTCCAGTCGATGTGCGCGCACATGTGGAGGGCCGTGACGCGGGCGCGGCTGCAGCTGGCCGCCGACGCGACGACGACGTTCCGCATGGCGGTGAACTGCCGGCACCGTCTGCGCCCGAAGATCTCCGCGGTCTACTTCGGCAACGCCATCCAGAgcgtggcgacgacggcgacggtggccGAGCTGGCCTCCCACGACCTCCGGTGGGCGGCGTCGAGGCTGCACGCGACCGTGGTGGCGCACGAGGACGGCGCCATCCGGCAGGCCGCGGCAGACTGGGAGGCGGCACCGCGGTGCTTCCCGCTGGGCAACCCCGACGGCGCAGCGCTCACCATGGGCAGCTCGCCGCGGTTCCCGATGTACGACGGCAACGACTTCGGGTGGGGCAGGGCCGTGGCTGTTCGGAGCGGGCGCGCCAACAAATTCGATGGGAAGATGTCGGCGTTCCCGGGCCAGGCTGGGGACGGCAGCGTCGACGTCGAGGTGTGCCTCGCGCCGGACACCATGGCCCGCCTCCTCGGCGACGATGAGTTCCTGCAGTACGTGTCCCCTGCACCTTGCCCTTGA